Proteins from a genomic interval of Phycisphaerae bacterium RAS1:
- the tauA gene encoding Taurine-binding periplasmic protein precursor, with the protein MGQPKAPFFILLVLIVGGLVTFAAYRGGMFSDKPAAGGSGATDKPTGGGDKPAAGDKPAAGGGQPPAGGAEKIEAPDEGSPTTVKEYKFKPAERLPEVKGLAAYKPLQDNTVRFALNVWAGWGPIILANDGFRAGKEWKTPDGKSFKVELVLVDNPVAMRDAYASGDVHIGWATLDMVPLFLEGFVDASGKPRDSRVMPRIYQQIDYSCGGDGIVVREAIKSVADLRGKKVVLAQNSPSHYFALNMLVAGGVQPAEVTMIFTEDAFQAAAAFNAQKEIAAAVTWAPDIYNLEKVRGNKLLVTTATANKLIADVWFARADFAKDNPGITESLCRGIFDAMESMKDEAAKKKVAELMSKPEGYNIPASETFNMLGDAHNTNWAENYQFFMNQNNPTNFERVWNQAYYLYRRIGAITHRAVPFDQVMDFSVIEKLGREPKYANQKDEYRMEFVPKTLSEIKAEDEILTNTVVIQFFPNSWDLSKKVTRKSKEGKETEELYDPNVDFVLEDIAKLVGTFGMARVVIEGHTDGSMKGQVSAGLVKELSLNRANSVKQALVQKYKLDPNQLGVEGVGWDRPADSSDPTNHTKNRRVEIKVYPAEKS; encoded by the coding sequence ATGGGTCAGCCCAAAGCACCATTCTTCATCCTGCTCGTTCTGATTGTCGGCGGTTTGGTCACTTTCGCGGCCTATCGCGGCGGCATGTTCAGCGATAAGCCCGCAGCCGGCGGTTCGGGCGCGACGGACAAACCGACCGGCGGCGGCGACAAGCCGGCCGCGGGCGACAAGCCCGCGGCGGGCGGCGGGCAGCCCCCCGCCGGCGGCGCCGAGAAGATCGAAGCGCCCGACGAGGGCAGCCCGACCACGGTCAAAGAATACAAGTTCAAGCCCGCGGAGCGCCTGCCCGAAGTGAAGGGCCTCGCCGCCTACAAGCCGCTTCAGGACAACACCGTCCGCTTCGCCCTGAACGTCTGGGCCGGCTGGGGGCCGATCATCCTCGCCAACGACGGCTTCCGCGCCGGCAAGGAATGGAAAACGCCCGACGGCAAATCCTTCAAGGTCGAGCTGGTGCTGGTCGACAACCCCGTCGCCATGCGCGACGCCTATGCCTCCGGCGATGTCCACATCGGCTGGGCCACGCTCGACATGGTCCCACTGTTCCTCGAGGGCTTCGTCGACGCCTCCGGAAAACCGCGCGACAGCCGTGTCATGCCGCGCATCTACCAGCAGATCGACTACTCCTGCGGCGGAGACGGCATCGTCGTCCGCGAGGCGATCAAGAGCGTGGCCGACCTGCGCGGCAAGAAGGTCGTGCTGGCGCAGAACTCGCCCTCGCACTACTTCGCGCTCAACATGCTGGTCGCCGGCGGCGTGCAGCCGGCCGAGGTGACCATGATCTTCACCGAGGACGCCTTCCAGGCGGCCGCCGCGTTCAACGCGCAGAAGGAAATCGCCGCCGCGGTCACGTGGGCGCCGGACATCTACAACCTGGAGAAAGTCCGCGGCAATAAGCTGCTGGTGACGACCGCGACGGCCAACAAGCTGATCGCCGACGTCTGGTTTGCGCGGGCGGATTTCGCCAAGGACAACCCCGGCATCACCGAGTCGCTCTGCCGCGGCATCTTCGACGCCATGGAGTCTATGAAAGACGAAGCGGCGAAGAAGAAAGTCGCCGAGCTGATGTCCAAGCCGGAGGGTTACAACATCCCCGCCAGCGAGACGTTCAACATGCTGGGCGACGCGCACAACACGAACTGGGCCGAGAACTACCAGTTCTTCATGAACCAGAACAACCCGACCAACTTCGAGCGCGTCTGGAACCAGGCCTACTACCTGTATCGCCGCATCGGCGCGATCACGCACCGCGCGGTGCCCTTCGACCAGGTGATGGATTTCAGCGTCATCGAGAAGCTGGGGCGCGAGCCGAAGTACGCCAACCAGAAGGACGAATACCGGATGGAATTCGTCCCCAAGACGCTGAGCGAGATCAAGGCCGAGGATGAAATCCTCACCAACACGGTCGTGATCCAGTTCTTCCCCAACAGTTGGGACCTGTCCAAGAAGGTCACGCGCAAGAGCAAGGAAGGCAAGGAAACCGAGGAACTCTACGATCCGAACGTCGACTTTGTGCTGGAGGACATCGCCAAGCTGGTGGGCACGTTCGGGATGGCGCGCGTCGTGATCGAAGGGCACACGGACGGCTCGATGAAAGGCCAGGTCTCGGCGGGTTTGGTGAAGGAGCTGTCGCTCAATCGCGCCAATTCAGTCAAGCAGGCGCTCGTGCAGAAATACAAGCTCGACCCGAACCAGCTCGGCGTCGAAGGCGTCGGCTGGGACCGCCCGGCGGATTCGTCGGACCCGACAAATCACACCAAGAACCGGCGGGTGGAGATCAAGGTCTATCCGGCGGAGAAATCGTAG
- a CDS encoding von Willebrand factor type A domain protein, producing MIVFLVIIGFVVFGRMNRGSRNSGGGQGGAPAAGRNAIDLPSVDQRLCTAVAIVVDTSGSMSQTVRDDAGRKRAKHEIAREALQGIIAYTAEWKKQHAERKLELGIFGFSSGVAPILPMGEFDADRATAAIAGYPPPGGGTAIGRALETGAKSIYGTGCVRKFIVCITDGENTSGPKPERVAQQLFTQTGGEVELQFIAFDIEAKRFSFLSAVNGHVTEASDGPQLQARLSEIYEKRILAESEAEKP from the coding sequence ATGATCGTGTTCCTGGTCATCATCGGATTCGTCGTCTTCGGCCGCATGAATCGCGGATCAAGAAACAGCGGCGGCGGCCAAGGCGGCGCTCCCGCCGCCGGGCGCAATGCCATCGACCTTCCCAGCGTCGATCAACGCCTGTGCACGGCCGTCGCGATCGTAGTCGACACCTCCGGCAGTATGAGCCAGACCGTCCGCGATGACGCCGGCCGAAAACGCGCCAAGCACGAAATCGCCCGCGAGGCGTTGCAGGGGATCATCGCCTACACCGCCGAGTGGAAGAAACAGCACGCCGAGCGCAAGCTCGAACTGGGCATCTTCGGCTTCAGCAGCGGCGTCGCGCCGATCCTGCCGATGGGCGAGTTCGACGCCGACCGTGCGACGGCCGCCATCGCCGGCTATCCCCCGCCCGGCGGCGGAACCGCCATCGGCCGCGCCCTGGAAACGGGCGCCAAGAGCATCTACGGCACCGGCTGCGTGCGCAAGTTCATCGTCTGCATCACCGACGGCGAGAACACCAGCGGCCCGAAACCCGAACGCGTGGCGCAGCAGCTCTTCACCCAGACCGGCGGCGAGGTCGAGCTGCAATTCATCGCGTTCGACATCGAAGCCAAGCGCTTCAGCTTTCTGAGCGCGGTCAACGGCCACGTGACCGAAGCGTCCGACGGCCCGCAGCTCCAGGCGCGGCTGAGCGAGATATACGAAAAGCGAATTCTGGCGGAGTCAGAGGCCGAGAAGCCGTAG